The Impatiens glandulifera chromosome 8, dImpGla2.1, whole genome shotgun sequence genome includes a window with the following:
- the LOC124912895 gene encoding (3S,6E)-nerolidol synthase 1-like gives MSIIGQAGSRITTLVSAVCNVNNNNSHGQNHHHHHPTTYHRNKACRSNIHMEKLIKETKQVLYKMTSEDQRDQSLVMIDALQRLGIDYHFHDEIQSILSNHDAFKEFKNNKDGSFKKELIVDIKGLMGLYEASQLNMGWEDSVLDEAEEFSSRFLKSWMPNLYDHREVRLVENTLKYPYHKSLARFMANDFLKDFNGFKGSWENIVTELARLDSDMIQTLHQKEVVQVSKWWNDKGLARELNFARDQPAKWYLWSMAAITDPKFSEERVELTKAISFIYLIDDIFDVYGSLDQLTLFAKAIERWDFRMVEQLPECMKICFRALDEVTNEFSKKVMNQRGFNPVHIIRKSWSSLCNAFLIESRWFASGNLPNAEDYLKNGIISSGMPLTLLHMFFLLETNINSTMAANDMLNDSPLIFSSISTILRLSDDLGCNKDENQDGEDGSYVDCIMKDQKGCSEEMVRNRVMMMISDEWKRINRECLIYSQHFSPIFMKSCVNFARMIDNYYFLIAENTPYDLIWDKLWYSMFLLKISFFR, from the exons ATGTCGATCATCGGCCAAGCTGGATCCCGGATTACTACTCTTGTTTCTGCTGTCTGCAAcgtcaacaacaacaactcaCATGGCCAAAaccatcaccaccaccacccaACAACTTATCATAGAAATAAAGCATGCAGAAGCAACATCCATATGGAGAAGCTGATAAAGGAAACCAAGCAAGTCCTCTACAAAATGACATCAGAAGACCAACGAGATCAAAGTCTGGTCATGATCGACGCCCTCCAACGCCTGGGAATCGATTACCATTTCCACGACGAAATTCAAAGCATTCTTAGCAACC ATGATGCGTTTAAGGAATTTAAGAACAACAAAGACGGAAGTTTTAAGAAGGAATTGATAGTTGATATCAAAGGACTTATGGGTTTATACGAGGCATCACAGTTGAATATGGGCTGGGAAGATTCGGTTCTCGACGAGGCCGAGGAATTCAGTTCTCGGTTCTTGAAATCATGGATGCCTAATCTTTATGATCATAGGGAAGTAAGATTGGTTGAAAACACTTTAAAATACCCTTACCACAAGAGCTTGGCTAGGTTTATGGCCAATGATTTCCTTAAGGATTTCAATGGCTTTAAAGGATCATGGGAAAATATTGTTACGGAACTTGCAAGGCTTGATTCTGATATGATCCAGACTTTGCATCAAAAGGAAGTTGTTCAAGTCTCcaa ATGGTGGAATGACAAAGGTCTGGCGAGGGAATTGAACTTTGCTAGGGACCAACCTGCTAAATGGTATTTATGGTCGATGGCAGCCATTACAGATCCTAAATTTTCTGAGGAGAGAGTTGAACTAACAAAGGCAATCTCCTTTATCTACCTCATAGATGATATCTTTGATGTTTATGGGTCACTAGATCAACTCACTCTCTTTGCAAAAGCCATCGAACG ATGGGACTTTAGAATGGTAGAGCAATTACCAGAATGCATGAAGATTTGCTTTAGGGCTCTCGATGAAGTCACCAATGAATTTTCCAAAAAAGTAATGAATCAACGAGGTTTTAACCCTGTCCACATTATTCGGAAGTCG TGGTCGAGTCTATGCAATGCATTTTTAATAGAATCGAGATGGTTTGCTTCAGGGAACTTACCTAACGCTGAAGATTACTTGAAGAATGGGATTATCAGTTCTGGCATGCCTCTCACATTACTTCACATGTTCTTTCTTCTTGAAACCAATATCAACTCAACAATGGCAGCTAATGATATGTTGAATGATTCTCCCTTGATTTTCTCTTCAATTTCCACTATTCTTCGTCTCAGCGACGATTTAGGATGCAACAAG GACGAGAATCAAGACGGCGAAGATGGATCGTATGTGGATTGCATCATGAAAGATCAGAAAGGATGTTCAGAAGAGATGGTTAGGAATCGTGTAATGATGATGATTTCGGATGAATGGAAACGCATTAACCGCGAATGCCTTATCTATTCGCAGCATTTCTCGCCAATCTTTATGAAATCTTGTGTGAATTTTGCGAGAATG ATTGATAACTATTACTTTTTGATTGCGGAGAATACTCCTTATGACCTTATATGGGATAAGTTGTGGTACTCTATGTTCTTATTGAAGATTTCGTTCTTTAGATAG